The genomic region TGAATATTCTTTGTCAATAAAAAAGAACAGCAAAGGAAGCGAATATAAATGGTGGTGAAGAAACAAGAATCTTCTCTTCAATTGGAAAAAACATCGCGATCTTGTGATTTCACCGCTTTGCGTCGCCACTAAAGAAAGACTTTCTTCCTGAACCGTGGATGTATGGAAATCTTTCCTCCCCAAGAGGTTCTTTCGCCTGCCAATTAACAATTCATTTGACTACATCTCATTTCTGTGCCATACTTATGTCAACCTGCCTTTTTTTGTCCCCAATCAGACAAAAAACGGTGCTAAATTCCGCTTCTCCGTGAAGCCGGCGCCTATTAAATTGTTCAACCAAAACACTTGAGGTACTGCTATGCTTTTTACCGAGAAAACCATCGGTGCATTTTTTAAAGAACAAGCCGCTCGTTATGGCGACCGTCCCTTTATACGGTATCCCGATCGGGATCTATGTTTTAGCTGGAAAGAGTTCGAGGAACGGGCGCGGCGTCTTGCTAAAGGGCTGTTAGCCTTGGGGTTGCGCCCGGGCGATCATTTGGGCGTATGGGCGCGCAACGTGCCGGATTGGCTGACGTTTTTCTTCGCCACCGCTCAGGTCGGCATTGTGCTTGTAACGGTGAATACCTCTTATAAAAGCCATGAACTCGCATTTGTTTTAAAGCAGTCTGATATGAAAGCGCTTGCCATTGTTGACGGATTCCGTGATGTCAATTATTTGGATATTATGTATGATTTAGTGCCTGAGCTGCGCACCCGTGCACGGGGTGATTTGCACAGTGAAGCCTTTCCTGCGCTTCGAAGTGTGATCTTTATCGGTCAGGAAAAGCATCGGGGCATGTACAACACGGCCGAACTTTTTCAATTGGGCGAACACCAAAACGATACCTTGCTTGAATCCTACGCATCCACCACCTATTGCGATGATGTGGTGAATATGCAGTACACCTCGGGTACCACCGGATTTCCTAAAGGCGTCATGTTAACCCACAGGAATATCCTCAATAACGGCTATTACATTGGCGAGCGTCAAAAGCTGACTGATGAAGACCGCGTCTGCTTGCCTGTTCCGCTTTTCCACTGCTTTGGAATTGTGCTCGGCGTTATGGCATGTCTCACCCATGGCAGTACCTTGGTATTGTTGGAAAGTTTTGATCCTCTTCTCGCGCTTGCTGCCGTACAAAAAGAAAAATGCACTGCTATTTACGGTGTGCCCACGATGTTTATTGCAGAATTAAATCATCCCATGTTTAACATGTTCGATTTGTCTTCGCTGCGTACCGGCATTATGGCGGGTTCTCCTTGTCCTATGGAACGGATGAAGCAGGTTATTAACGATATGCACTGCCCGGAAATAACCATTGCCTATGGCTTGACCGAGGCGTCGCCCGTAGTGACGCAAACGAGCACCGACGATTCTCTTGAGCGGCGGGTCAGTACGGTAGGCCGTGTTCTGCCCGGCACGGAGATCAAGATTGTTGACCCGGAAACGGGCGAGACGCTGGCGCCCGATCAGGAAGGTGAATTATGTTGTCGCGGCTACAACATCATGAAAGGCTACTACAATATGCCCGATGCCACAGCGTCAGTAATAGATGCTGACGGATGGCTGCACACAGGCGACCTCGCCACTTGTGATGAATCGGGTTACTATCGGATCACCGGCCGCAGTAAGGACACCATTATTCGTGGCGGTGAAAATATATCGCCTAGGGAAATTGAAGAATTTCTGCATTCCATGCCCGGAATCAAAGATGTTCAAGTAGCAGGCGTACCTGACGACCGTTATGGGGAAGTGGTAGGCGCTTTTATCATTCCTGCCGATGATGCCGATATCACGGAATCGGATGTGCGCGATTATGCCATCAACCGAATTGCCCGCTACAAGGCTCCGAAACATGTGTTTTTCGTAGAGGATTTTCCGCTCACTGCCAACGGCAAAATACAGAAATTTAAACTCCGGGATTTCGCTTGCGAAAAGCTTGAAATTGCCGATACCGTATTCGATAAAGAGTCTGCATCCGAGAAGGAACAGGAGCCGGAATTGGTCTGATCCGTAGTGCTGCGCTGATCCATGGAAAGAGCGCTTCGACAAGGAAGCTTTCATCGACTGATGCCGGGAACAGATGTGACCGTTAATAACTTGGATATTTCGCGTCTTTTTTGAGACACTATCCTTAGTTCCATAGCCTATTGCGTGGTGCGACTTCGTGATAAAGCAAAGTCGATGGAGGAAAAGTGTCGCAGTGTTGATACACGGGAAGAGGAAGCCTTTGCCGGTGACGGACGAAAGTTTATGAAGCATATACGAATTCTACATAGCTCAGATTTATTCTTGGATGCCTCCTTCGCCCATTTGGGCTGCGATTCAGCTTGCGGTAACCGGTTGAGAATGGCGCAGATGACGGTCTTCGATCGTCTTGTCGCCCGTGCTAAAGCATGGCCCGCCGATGTCCTTTGTATCGCGGGCAATCTCTTTGACGGCATGTGTTCTTCTCGGATCTTATTGGAGCATGTCATCCACGGCTTCGAACAGCTGGCGCCTGCTCAGGTTTATATTGCGCCGGGACTTTATGATGCCGTTGCGCCTAACAGTCCTTATGCGGTTGAAGTTTGGCCTCAAAACGTAGTTATTTTTCAGCCCGACACTTGGCAATCTGTCGAACATCCCACACTGCCCCTCGTTGTGCATGGGATTGGCCAGGGAAAGAAAAAGGACCGTGATTTTGCTGCGCCGTCTTTC from Candidatus Hydrogenedentota bacterium harbors:
- a CDS encoding AMP-binding protein, with product MLFTEKTIGAFFKEQAARYGDRPFIRYPDRDLCFSWKEFEERARRLAKGLLALGLRPGDHLGVWARNVPDWLTFFFATAQVGIVLVTVNTSYKSHELAFVLKQSDMKALAIVDGFRDVNYLDIMYDLVPELRTRARGDLHSEAFPALRSVIFIGQEKHRGMYNTAELFQLGEHQNDTLLESYASTTYCDDVVNMQYTSGTTGFPKGVMLTHRNILNNGYYIGERQKLTDEDRVCLPVPLFHCFGIVLGVMACLTHGSTLVLLESFDPLLALAAVQKEKCTAIYGVPTMFIAELNHPMFNMFDLSSLRTGIMAGSPCPMERMKQVINDMHCPEITIAYGLTEASPVVTQTSTDDSLERRVSTVGRVLPGTEIKIVDPETGETLAPDQEGELCCRGYNIMKGYYNMPDATASVIDADGWLHTGDLATCDESGYYRITGRSKDTIIRGGENISPREIEEFLHSMPGIKDVQVAGVPDDRYGEVVGAFIIPADDADITESDVRDYAINRIARYKAPKHVFFVEDFPLTANGKIQKFKLRDFACEKLEIADTVFDKESASEKEQEPELV